From the genome of Bombyx mori chromosome 7, ASM3026992v2:
ttgtaaatctggaagtgacatacctgaaatgaaaaaatctgtaacacttaccgctttaactgttgtcgaagattccccaatatatcaacttgggttgagaatttcgtcatggtcaaaacttcttcgctgtgttgtttatgtacttcgatttataagaaaactaccgcgaaacaagtttgtaaccgcattcgatttaaatactgctgagaaagctattattcgagctcttcaagctaaatattttggtcatgatattgccagcattagaaaattagatttaccttcgaaaaatattcgtaaacttagtccatttattgacgaagatggaattttacgtattcagggtagactttcgagctctgatttaccgtttgaaacgcaacaccccgctttattgccaaaacacgatcacataataaatattattgttgattattttcataatacaaacttgcacactggtccggaccttttgatgtccattattcgtcaacgcttttggatattgtccgctagaaacgttataagaaaaagagtgcatatgtgtaaatcatgttttcgagtatcaccttcacacccaactcccatgatggctgaccttccgtcaagccgtgtaatggaggccaaagctttctgtcacacgggagtagattacgcgggcccatttaagataacgcttgtacgcaaacgtggtcatcattcacaaaaggcttacatttgcctgttcgtatgcttaacgacaaaggctatacatattgagttagcctcggatttgtcaacggactcatttcttgccgctttcaaacgttttatatctcgtcgaggtccagtttctttcatgtattcagataatggcactaattttgttggcgcaaaggctcagttagatgaaatgtataaacttctagtttcaaataattttatatccgcatggaatgatgaattaactaaataccgaatcatttggaagatgatcccgcctcgggctccacattttggaggtttatgggaatcaaacattaaatccgttaaaactcatttaaatagagtaataggcgcacaaattctcacttacgaagagatgttaactgtgttgaatcaaatagaatgtcttatgaattccagacctttatgtcttttatccgcagatcccaaccccgaaattctcacacccgcacattttttgatgtccactcctttgcagtatttacccgcgtctgaattgtccgcaaatcagatgagtctgactaatcgcaaagcgttgttagatggtttggttaattcctattggaggaaatggagattagagtacctgcatacgttgcaagtcagacagaagtggtgtacatcagataaccccgtgaaggttgggacagtagttcttattcatcaagatgacattccaccgctccgctggccacttggagttatacaagaggtgtatccaggtgccgataacattatacgcgttgctttggtaaaaacgaaatctggatttcttaaacgtccagttgtaaaattatatccgctaccgctagaataaattagagtaccgcatgtcatcaaccgcttcaactctactcgtaaacattcatgatggcttattattaattaaaatttgtttcttttcaaataacttcccgctatttaagctttatgcttcctatcttagtatctttatatatttgttgaaagtcctgcgaactttcaaggcgggcaggatggtcacgcggatttagtaatgggatgctaatgaattattgggatggcgccacctttggagtttgtcagtaactaattaccgcgactatccaaagcgtggttctacccgatcgatcacgctttaccgctagctgcctagatggcggcacttgtatattgtgtggtgcttgagcttacgaaaagctacgtgagcttcgtcaccccctcccgccgcccgcgtgcttccatcgccgacgcccgcacgacagtcactggcaaggtctacaggtgagtgcaagttcttttaatttattgccattttattgctgcttccgtgtaatcattcgcccgcccgctcgcttatgtgtatttaatttatatctttagtttgattactagcttttgtttaccgctatatagttttaccgctccgctaattataagtgacaaacatttgtcacataccgcttaggacggctatttacacgcctttctacaaccccgctttatatgctcccgccgcaggagggctatttacacgcccccttgctaccccaatACTAATTGTATCATTACAACCTGGTTATTGTGTGATAACGAGGTTATGATGATATAACTTTCGttggtaattaaaattttgcaagcACTTGAATTAATAAACACTGGACGTAAAAAACGTTtacattcacacacacacatatgtatgtatatgagaATGATATGTCACTGCTGTAGTGCAGCGGTGGTGCGGCGGTAGTGCAGCGAACCCACTCTTATTAAACAGTCGCGGCTATTATATGGTGCGGCGGTGCTTCGGCGATTAAAATGCCGTGCAGCGGTGTTTCGGCGGTAGAGCAGCGAACCCACTTTTACGTAAGCAGTCGCGGCTACGGTGCGGCGGTGCTTCGGcgatcataaaaaaattcaaatcgtcACAGTCATAGTACGGCGGCGCTTCGGCGATTAAAATGCCGTGCGGCGGTGCTTCGGCGGTGTTTCGGCTAAATTCTGTTTTTACTCGGGAACTTGCTCCTGGAACGAATTAAGTTCGTTGTGTGAGGCACCACTATAGTATATGGTATTAGAAGAAGTTAACTTTATGTTTCAATATAGTTCAcgtaataaaaagttaaaacaaCTGACTTCTAGACCTCAACCGTTCAACAATTTTCAGTTTTCAGATAAACACGTAATAAAAACCCCATTTCGTTAGTAACACACAGTGTTGTTACTAATTACCAGCCTGGCACAAGATCAAGGTAAAAACGTAGTGGTTATATACTCTTTGATAATTACGATCGTCTCACCTGTCAAAACTTAAGTCAGTCGCTCAATAAATGTTGTTGAAACCACACGCAGTTTTTCTTTACGGATACGCAAACCAAAGTGAACCCTATTTACATCATCACACAGCCTCAGTATAAATTCGGTATTCAAAAAAATGTTGCAACTACGTCAAATCAACCTtaacagaaaaataaatttaaattcccgctagcaaacaaataaaattaccacAAACGCAACAATTCGGATATCGACCTCAGAATCAAACTCATTTTGGACCTTTGAACCAAAATCAATTTGGTTACAAACCAAACCTCTCCTTTCGCCTGTCAGCGCCCAAACTTTGGACGCAGTGTGGATTTCGTAAATCTATGTTGGCGTCCAAACTTTGGACGGTCGTCGTTCAATTATTAAACTACTAACAAACTGGTATAAAGTAACGAATAATATAGATTTCATTTTTTCTAACATATTTAAAACTGTATAGAATGAATGGGCCCTCTCTTTCACACGTTATTGAAGACAAAATAATTGATGGGATGTGTGACATTCTGCATAAAAAATCGATGTTTAActataatcgttttttttaattttaaataccttttttatatttatatatttttataataccttttttatattttacctaccttattttaaataccttttttatatttatatatttttatgtatttttttctatttttttaattaatttcaaaataaacacCTTACATACTTTAAATTCatggttttattaattaataataaacaacagacattatacaaacaaattaaagttttagaataatcaacattgaaattaaaatgattttctttctttcaacataatgtatttacaaaatcaaactattaaaaaaaaaaaaaaccgtatccgTAGTTGAGAAATAACAGCTTAGGAAACCGTTTGGATAATATTCGACTACTGGTCTTGTTAAAATGGTGCCAACTttcgaaaacaataatttttttttattgcccttgtaggctgacgagcatacggcccacctgatggtgagtggttaccgtcgcccatggacctgagcaatgccatgggcagagccaagccgcttggCCGGTTTACACTTTGCGAAGTGTGAAGTAGTAAGTGTTAAGCGTTAACTTAACGCGATAAGTCTCAAGTGTTAAGTAGTCTTTTCCATCTCTGTTTAAACAGTGTTAAAAAGAAGAAGCTCAAAGTAGTGGTATTGTCCGTTGTGCATAGTGTCTCTAGAAATGGAAGATGAACAGCACTTAATATTGAGACGAATAATTAAAGAGATTGTAACTGTTGTGGTATCTAATATAGAAAATGAACTCAATTTTGAAACCAATAGGTCTAAGGCCCATAATATCAATcgtattttaaactaaaatcgaAGATTTAAACTGTCACTGAAGATCAACTCGTAATTTCAATCAAAGTTAAACTGCCCTTCAGAGTTTAAACTATCGCAAAGTTTAAACGACCATGAGGGAGCGTTTAAACCATGAGTTGGGTTTAAACTGCTCTTTTTAAAATGGCTGCTCGAAATTAACAGCTGTTGTTTCCTGTCAaagtaaatgtaatttaaagttAGGGTCAGTAAATAGAGATAAGTATTagttaaaattaagtaaaaatttaattgttaacaaaaGTAGGCATTTATAGTGTTATAAAATGGCTGAGTGGAATGAAGACACTGATTCTGATATTGAAGATTTAGAAATTCTCAATGACTTCAATTCGTATTTTAACAGACCTTATCTAGTCAGACCAAGAGAAAACAATTTCGTTAAGTGGGACGATACGGAGTTTATACGTCGTTTTCGTGTATCTAAGAATACagcttttaaaattttagaagAAATCGCTAATGACATATCACACCCCACAAATCGGTAAGGCGGACTCTATTTACAggactttttttaaagtacccattaaatatatagtattgagaattatattatattacctaATGTTTATTTGTACTGTAATGTTATttggtacttttttattgcagGAATCATGCATTGTCAGCGTGTAACCAGTTATTATTAACCTTGCGTTATTATGCTACTGGATGCATGCAAATTACTGTTGGCGATTTCAGTGGTGTTCACCAAACGACAGCAGGAAAGGCTATTAAAAAAGTTACCGAAGCGATTGCATCAAGACGATGCCAATATATAATGCTGCAAGATTCTGAAGAAGACAAAAGGAAACATCAGAATGGATTCTACAATATGGCTAAGTTTCCTCTAGTGTATGGAGCCCTTGATTGTACTCATATACGGATTCAATCACCAGGTGGACAAAATGCAGAGTATTTTAGGAATAGAAAAGGCTATTTTTCCTTAAACACTCAGGCAGTTTGCAATTCAGACTTGAAATTTTCGAATATTGTGGCTAGATGGCCGGGGACAAGCCATGACAGTACCATTTTTCAAAATAGCAGACTCTGTGCTATTTTTGAATCAGGTCAGATGGGCCAACTAGTTCTTCTCGGTGATGCTGGATATCCgaacaaaaaatatctattgaCACCTCTACAAAATCCTGTCACAGAAGCTGAGAAACTATACAATGAGTCTCATATACGAACTCGGAATTGTATAGAGAGGGCATTTGGCATATGGAAGAGACGGTTTCCAGTTTTGTCATTGGGAATTAAGACCAAAGTTGAACTGGTACAAGATATCATTGTTGCAACAGCCATTTTACACAACTTGTGTATCAAGCATAATGATGTCATGCCTAACTTAGATGTTAACTTAGAAAATATCATTGATGTAACTGGCAGTGATAACAACCAAGATACCACCCCCAGCAGCAATTACAGCAACAATAGTTATAGAAGGCAAATGTTAATTGACAATTACTTTAGTAGTTTACAATAGCTGAATtccttttaaaaaaaggaaaatcaaaatataaagtaaatttACTACTATATTTGAACTATTGTCctttatatgtttaataaaactaatttttaatatgaaatgaaaacaacctcatctttttttattacatttaattacacAGTTACAACAATTTacaattacatatatatttaattacaacgcattttatcaattaattaaaactatcgagtactttttttttaatatcaatttcTAATTGTAGAAGTCTACATCTCAGTTCATGCTCCTTTACTTCttgttcttgttttttatttaaattgtcaatTTGTGCAtccagtaatttaatttttttattggccaaGGCACTATAattgttcattgttttattgaaCACTTCTGGATTCTTTTTGGTGAGCGGTGTAGATATTTTTCTctttaatagaaaattactGCTCTTTGGGGTTTctgattcattaattttttcatcAATCTAAGGCAAAGAAAACACAAAtcagtttaataaaaacaaattttaaagtcCTTCCAGCTTCAGGCTTTCAGATTAAGAAAATGAAACACTTGTATGATTTGTGGTAGTAACAAGCAGGACGGTGGACCTCGTTCTGGCACACATTATGTCTTAACACTTTCTCACTAGCCTATAGACACAGGCCTACTGTGGtatattctgcaaagcactgttcttgttaggATTGGGAATaggcagattttttttatataaaattaatacacacCAGTatattttggttattttttGCTGGAAGTGCTCTGTCTTGGCTGGTCTTGGCATATTTTTCCTTTGTTTCCTTTGTTATTACTATCTGTAAAAAGACAAAATTACACCAATTTACCATTTTTGTAAAATTCACATAATATTTTTGCTTAGAATAGAAAACAGTTCTGAAGTTCTGCTGTTCTTTTATTATTGGTGACTTTTGGTAAAGTATAGGTTTAATCAGTGGTCATTTGATTATAAGACAAATCGAGATAGATATAATTAGAAGCTACTCATACATACCTCATCACAGTCATTGCGAGATGGTAATCCCATCACACTGGTCCCAGATaaccccattaccacttcctcTTCTTGACTGAAATTAATTTCAGCGGATGGTCCACCCCCTGTTCCATACAAACTTCTCCGAAAAGTACTATATTTGGTCTTGGccctcttttttatattttcatactTTGCGCGAAGAGTCTTGTCACTTCTGAACACAAATGACGACAAACTGTTGAATTCTTTGGCCAGCTTTGACCAAGTTTGCTCCTTCAGCTGATTATTTGTcatatcactttttttattttccaatatATGGCCATATTATCTCACCAAGCTTGTGAGCAATTCTGTTTCCGATTTTGAAAAATTGGGAACGCGTGTTTTATTTTCGACGGACATAAcgaattattgaattttatttggaaaaacGATGCAACTgtcaaataatatataataataaagcctgttTATTTCCAATCCATACCTGTCAAATACAGATGTGTAATTTTAGCTTGGGATTGTTAAAAGATTGAAAAGAATGAACGGATCACAAAATGTTGCCACACGTCATAACATTGTCACAGTTCAGCTGATCtctgtttgtttttgtattgataTTACGAAAGTAGTTTAATCTATGGATCAAAATTGAACGAAGTTTTGTTGATCCTTAGTTTAAACCCTGAATGATATTATGGGCCTAAGAGATTATGGCAAAGAAAATGGATAACCACACGTTCTCAGTATGCAGCCAGCAATAAACTTTTTGAAGAAATTGCTAAGGAAGATTCTGCTGAATTTTACAGATCAATGCGAATGACAGAAACGCAATTTGAAGAGTTGCTGACGCACGTTGAGCCCGCCATAAAAAAATCTGATACTTTTATGAGGAGTGCACTCACgccaaaaataaaacttcagaTAGTGTTGTATCTTCTTGCCACTGGTTGTAGTCTGCGTACTTTGTCACATTTATTCAGAGTATCTAAACCAACAATAAGTTTAATGATACCGATAGTCTGCGATGCTGTATACAACGCCTTAAAAGATTATATAAAGGTTAGTAAAACAcattaacaaatattttatatcggttttatttttagaaatataatttcaaacataaaattgtATTGGAATGTTGTAAATTCCTTATGCAGATTCCCAAGCTTGGGTTAACACATCATTTATATCAACAACAGAAGTAAATGCATTTTCAGAATTTGACTGATTTGTCACAACAGttgtatttgtattttcaaGATTTCCATAACTCAATGTGGCATTATCATTGTATGTATCATCGTTGCTCGAATAATAAGAATTTCTAGAAATTGTTGAAGCTGGAGGAGACGACATAAAATGTGGTTGTGTTCTGTTTTCTACCATTTCATAAATGAAATTCGATGTTTGAGACTGACGGCGGATATGTTTCAAGCGCAAACCAGaaagataattttgaatatactGTCGTGCTTCAATTGCTGACTCCATTGGTAAATTTTTGAATTGAACTGCAACCATTCGTCCAAATAAGTCGAATTCATTCTCTGATACAACACAGCTGTTGACACTGTTGGCTACATTCTGGGCCTTTGTCAGTAAGTTATAACTGTCTCGTAGCATCGTCCTTTTCCAAGGATTTTTCCCTTTGAATGACTGGCCCGAGTCATTGCTTGAGGTTCCGACTCCTGAAGTATTTTCAACAGCCTTCTCGCCTTCAGTGTCTCTTGTCTCAACATTATCTTCATTGATTTTATCTTGAGACTCCAGGTTCTGTAAATACATAACAtgacattaataaatatatttattatttgttgcaGATTCCTAGAAGTACAGAAGAATGGAATAGTATTGAAGAAGGATTCAGTCAAAAATGGAACTTTCCCGGTTGCTGTGGTGCATTAGACGGTAAACACGTCGTACTGAATGCACCAGATGATTCTAGaagttattattacaattacaagAACCAGCACAGCATCTCGTTCTTTTGGGATTAGTAGACcatgattattgttttatttattttgaaattggaTGCAATGGACGAATCAGTGATGGAGgagttttccaaaactgcagctTGAGCCACGCTCTAGAGAATAATTTTCTACCACCAAACCGTGTGATTGTTGCAGATAATGCTTTACCATTGAAAACGTACCTTATGAATTCATACGGAGGAAATAATTTATCTCATAAGCAAAAAGTGTTCAACTACAGATTATCACGGGCCAGACGGATAGTTGAAAATGCCTTCGGAATATTAGTGTGTACATTTAGAATATTTCTGAAACCCCTCCCATATGCTCCCGCTAAAGCTGATAAAATAGTTAGAACGTGTGTTGCTTTGCACAATTGGCCTAGAAAAACGCAAGGTACGCAATTCAAAAATTGTAACAGTTGATACAGAAAACATCGAAACGGGGAACTTCACACCTGGTTCCTGGAGAGAGTTTCTAGCAGCAGGTATAGTaaacattgaaagaattttGCAAAATAGATGATCACAACAAGCTCACAATGTACGAGATCGCTATGCAGATTATTTTGTTGGTGAAGGCTCAGTACCCTGGCAGGCAAGAATAGTACATTAATAGCAATCGGTTTTAGTACAATTTCCTACCTAGTAAGTTAGCATATAAGatactataaataaatgtattctaaataattttgtgttttctttcACCCTCTCGCTATCGGTCGGCCCCTGCCTATTGAAGTTACTATAAATTCTAAGCTTTCTTTGCCTACCCGTAGTGCGGTGAAAAAACATTTACTGCTGTAGCGGACGGTttcttatttagatatttatacTTTCTTTGGATTTGTGAGGAGgaagatttttacaataaaataaaataaaattatgatgcaACTTTCATGGCTGACAGTTTATTCTTAATGacttttgaaacaaaataaaaaattataaaaatataaatgacagctgTTGCTTTGCAACTAAACTTTTTACTGCGGTTCCAAACAACTGCCTTTAGGGCTTCATCCATCACTTTGTACCATTTGAAATTTGACACATATATATCATCAAGCCCTGCACCCAATTTAATAAAGTCTTTTACTTTTTTGTGCTCTTGGGAGAAGGTCGATTTCAAGCTTCGTGTTTTGTTGTGCGCACTTTACATTGTATAGACAttcatactttatttatttttgtacgaATTTTAAAGTATGTTGTTCCGTCCACTTCATTTTCGCTTTAAACTTGACCCTGCGCACTTAATACACACGTGTTTACACACTGATTAGTACAGGCGAACTGCGAGAGAGGGGACTGGAATAGTACAAGGGAGGAGGTCACTTAACAGCAAAAATTGCCCTTGATTCTATTCACTCGCACTAATCAATAAGCACTAATCGCACTTAACACTTAACACTAATCACTTCACGCTTCCGTTCACACCTTGATTACTAACCTGCACTAATCACCTGCAGTGTTAACTTAACAAAGTATAAACCGGTCATAAGTAAAATGTTTCATTAACCGAAGGGCTGCATAAGATTTTTAGGAGCATAAACTTGTTGCTGCACTTCTGTAATAAAAGATCTTGTAGAGACTGCAGTAGAGGACATTTCCAAAACTATATTAACATGGTTACTGATCAAGCGTGCTTTTTTATCAAATCTcttctttaataaatcaatGGCTTGCTTCTATGAATCATTAACATGCGGTAAATTAATTAAGACTGCTAAAGGATCGTCGGTTAAGTACTTCCTCAAATAAAATAACCTTTGAACATCAAGTGAATTGTTGTTATGAAAAAATGCAGTAAATATATCCAAAAAGGGAGTGTATCTTGTAAAATCTTTGCCAGAAAACACTAGAATATCAATATTAAGCAACTTGGAAGATGTAATATTTAGATACTTAGACTTACTTCTTTCTGAGTTAAACTCTTTAACTTGAACCAAGCTTggatatctaatatataaaattctcgtgtcacggtgtgcgtgattgaactcctccgaaacggctcgaccgattttcgtgaatcttagcgtagCAGTTTGCGATACCAACGAGACTGTGAATTATCCAATTGAGTTCTTAAATTCATTGGATTTGCCAGTCATGCCACTACATCATTTACAATTGAAGGTTGGATCTCCGATATACTGCTTCGTAACTTAAACTCACCAAGGCTATGTAATGGCACACGGATTGGAAACTTTGTTAACGATCCTTTGAATCTTACTTTCTCAACTGTAGTAATGTTTACTGCCCGTAAGGACAAGTTTGTTAGTATAATGAAAGACTATGAGAGAGTGCAGTTAgatttttttgcccttgtacgcGCACGAGtatacctgatggtgaatggttaccgtcgcccatggacttcagcaatgccaggggcagagccaagctgctgcctaccgaatgtatgcagcggcttggtaaaatatgtattgttagTTTTTCGCGTGTTATTTGAGTTAGCACTCATACTACAAAATGGAGCGTTATTATCAACAGGCTTGGTAGAAATCGAACTTGAAGACGCGGTAGATTTCTGACCAATGACTACTGGACTATGCGTATTGTTATCAGTGCGGCGGTGTAAGTACTGAGGCGGCTGTACCGACGGCGATGCAACAGCTGATGCTTTCTCAGCGAAGCAAAGAGTCGTATGATGTAGCTTTTTACAATTAGCGCATCTATTCTCAGATTTACAAGTATTTGTGTTATGTTGTAAACTTAGACAGTTGATACAAGCACGTATCTTTTTAATATAATCATAACGTTCACGCGGAGTAAGAGATTTAAACTGCGGGCAAGAATATAGGTGGTTATGATTAAAGGCATTGCACAACTGACATGCAGTGTTGTTTACGACAAATGATCGATGAATGAATGATGagctatttttatttgcatTGTTGTGCATAGGCTTCGATGTAGTACTTGCGCTGTTCAGGTTGTGTCCGATGTAAAACTTTTATACGATCACgaacaaatgaaattaaatccTGATAAGTAGGTATGTCTTTATCACAATTATTCATCTCAAAAAGACGTGCGGTTTCTGTATCTAAGCGGTGTAATAAAGTGTAGGACATGACGAAGTCACACAAGTTAggtatttgtaaattattaagAGTGTGCCTACAGCACGTCACTTCACGTCAGTATTGTCTGTATCATTGTAAATAAAGGACGTGTCCACAGAA
Proteins encoded in this window:
- the LOC105842814 gene encoding putative nuclease HARBI1 encodes the protein MAEWNEDTDSDIEDLEILNDFNSYFNRPYLVRPRENNFVKWDDTEFIRRFRVSKNTAFKILEEIANDISHPTNRNHALSACNQLLLTLRYYATGCMQITVGDFSGVHQTTAGKAIKKVTEAIASRRCQYIMLQDSEEDKRKHQNGFYNMAKFPLVYGALDCTHIRIQSPGGQNAEYFRNRKGYFSLNTQAVCNSDLKFSNIVARWPGTSHDSTIFQNSRLCAIFESGQMGQLVLLGDAGYPNKKYLLTPLQNPVTEAEKLYNESHIRTRNCIERAFGIWKRRFPVLSLGIKTKVELVQDIIVATAILHNLCIKHNDVMPNLDVNLENIIDVTGSDNNQDTTPSSNYSNNSYRRQMLIDNYFSSLQ